The genome window CCATGATCGTGTCCTTTTTTCAAATTTATCGGCCCTGTGTTGGGTGAATGGGACTTAGTTTCAAAAAACAACTGGTACAAGGCTTAGATGGATATTTTTATTCAAGCAAAGACAAGAATGGCGCAAACACTGTTTTTTCAGGATATTTTAGGTGTTTGGGTGGCGAAGGGGAGAAAATCAAAAAGTTACAAAAAAGGGACGCCGCCGGCAGCGGCGACTTCAAAATCAAACGGGAAAACCGGTTTTTGCAGCGTGTTCAAATTCAAATAGCGGATCCTCAAGGCGCAGCTTCTCGGCGCTCCGCCCCGGAAAACCGCCGTTTTTGAAATTTCCGTCAGGAAGACCTTGAAACTCGGCCTTGATGACCCAGCGCGGAATTTGATTGTTTTTGAAGGCAGGTCGACGCGACGGCTTTGACCGTTTTCAAACTTTGACGCGTTTTCTTTCAAATGACGAACGCACGGCCCCTTGAAGGACGGCCGATTGCCGAGAGGGCAATCGCCGCTCATAATGCCGGCGATGGGGCCTTATTCCGGGGGTCTGCTGGTGTTTTGCACGGCTGAAAGCGTGTCCGGGTCAACGCCGGTCCAGGCGCCGAAGGCGGGAATGGAGACGCGCCACTGGCCGCCGACTTTCGCTGCGCGCAGCTCGCCGCGCTTGATCGCGCTGCGCACGGAGCGTTCCGAGAGATGCGCCAATCGGCAGACTTGGCGTAGTGTCAGAAGCTGTAGTTGTGAAAAATTATCGTCGTCGGACTCACGTTTCTGGCTGTTCATGCTTATCCCCTTGTTCACGAAGTCTGATCTGTGAACTGGGGTTCGCGCCGGATTCATAAAAATTGGGTAGCGCCTTTCCAGGGATGGCAAGCCGCAACGCGGCCGGCACCCCTGATCGTCGACGGGATCCGACGATCGGGAGGTGCCGGCAAAGACATTATTCGGCGGCCTCATTGGGCGCGTCGGGCGCGGCGATCTGCAAGGTCACAGTAATCCTCGTCATCATGTCCGCCGAATCCTCGCTTTGGCGTTGACGCTTTCCCGAAGCCGTTGCTGTCAGTCCGATGCCTTCAAGGGCGTCAACGAAAGCGCGAGCGGCGTTTTCAGCCATCGTCTCGGCATTGGCTTCCTGACGCAAATATCCAAGCCGACCTTCAAAGCGGGGGGCGTGCATATGTGTCAGCCGCATGGCTTCCAGATTATCGGCTATCGGACCGAATTCGTCCGGGAGTTTCCGCACGACATCGTTGTCATCAGCACGAATTCGAACCTGCGGCGGCTCTCCGTACTCGCGCGCATCGGCCACAATGAGGGTTACGATCTTCTCTAAATTCGTCATTTTATCACCAATAGTTCGCGTTATAAGGGTGGCCCAAGCCGCACGAAAGGCGCGGCTTGGCTCCGAAGGAAGGGGCTGATCAGTGAGGGGCGTAGTCGAGGAGGGCGGCAGGATCGATCGGCATGTCGTCAATGAGCAGCGGTTCAAGCACGGCAACAGGATCGTCGACGATCAGAAAAAGACGAAAAACCGCCGCCAGAAACTCGGCCGCTTCGTCGGCCGGCACTTTTTTGAAACGATCCGCCAAGTCATCGGCATCGGCATTCCATGCGACGGGCAACCGATACTGATTGCGCCGGATGATCTGGAGGGGGCGAATATTCTTTTCGTGACGCGCCCAAGCCAATGCTTCGATGAAGCCGAGAGTTTCAGGCGCGCTCCACGCGTCGGGCAACCAGGTCAGGACCGCGTCGAGGCATTTCGCGGCGTCGCAAAAATCGCCGCCCTCGCCATCGGGCACACTGATGTTGTGACACGCGCGCATGATGGCGTGGGGACCGGAAACCGACTTCCGGCTCGGATTGATGATGATGTTTGATGCAGTGACCGGCGTGGTGTCGTCGGCAACGATGGTGACGGCGGTTAAAAAGGTCATGATGTGGTCTCCGGGGTACAAAAAAGGGTGGTGATTTCAAAAAGGAGGAGGGACGGTCACGGCGCCCGCGGGCGGCAGGGCGTCAAACATTTGAAATTGCCGATCATGGCGTTTGGGGTGTTCATAAAGAATCTACCTTGAGTGGTTGTGCCGAGTATGGTCGGGAGCGCATCGGTCATTGAGTTGGCGTTCATCAATCAGGCATGAACGATGATTGCCTGTGCTTTGTTGTTGGTTCTGTAATGAAGAGGGAAATTGCGAGCGGTTTGTTTCACTCGACCGCCATCTTTTCCTTGAGTTTATTGCGGAGTCGGCTTGCCCGGACTTTTGCCTTACCCGGAAGGTCGCTGCTGGTCTCACCACCGAAGAGAGCGGCAAGGGAGACCGAGCGGTCGATGCGGCTGCTTTCGCGCACGATGCGCCGCAAGCGACAATTGACGATCGCCTGGCGCTCCGGATCCGGCGCTGTTGATGGGAATTCCCCATCGACATCACCGATGGCGACCGTCGCCTTCATCTTCGTCGATGGCTTGGAGTTGCGGCGGTATGCTTTGCTGACATACGCTTTCGGATGCTCGATAGTGCCCGCCGCCAGGCGCTCGAGACTTGCGATCATGGCTTCTTGTAAATGATCCTCAGCGTCGGGATTGGCGGAGTTGCGCGCATGACGCCCGACCGTGCGGTAGATCTCGGTCAGCGTCGTGTTGAGATGATTGTTCATCGTTTGTTCTCCTGAAATGACAAAGAAAAACGACGAAAACGAGGGGAAACTCGAATGGGCTGTTCCTTCGTCGCCGCCGCAAAAGGCGGGCTGGCGACAAGGAACGGCACATGAGTCTGCCCCCTGAAAAAACGCCCTGAACCGCGCTTGAAAAAACCCGGAACGGCGGTAAAAAATCCCCTTTTGGGTTCGGAAAATGCCTTTATCCATGAAATGGCGGATTTGATCGACCGGGAGGGGCAATGCCGGGCGCAAAAGGCTTCAAGGGCAGAAATTCTTTGTCGGATGAACAAAACCGTTTGAAATGGCCCGCCGGATCGCCGGGCGTGGATAAAAGATCACCCCGCCACGCGGACCGTCAGGTGGCGTCCGGCAATGGGGCGATTTGAAACCGGGTCATTGGACGCTTTTTCAGGCCGACTTTTTGAACGCTTTACGGCGCAGTCAAGCGGCCATGCCGGTCGACGGCTTCGGCTGGACCGCAACGGTGTCGGCGGCTGCATAAATCCGGCGCCGGATCGCCTCCTGGCCCAAGGGATGCGTGTTCGAATTGGCCGCGCCGGCGCCGAGATGGGTCATTAATGCCCGCGCAAGTGCTGCACCCTGGCAGTTTCCGGTACGTTCAAGTGCAGATTCAAAATCGCTGCTGCCGCTCAAGGTGCGAGCCGGGATATGGACGGTCTCATGATCCGAGGGACAAAAGCGCAGACAGACTTCTGCGTTGCTCGGCGGCGGTGTCTCGTCTTTATGTCCGATAAATTTCAGAACCTTGCGACCGGCCGCAGGGCTGGTGATATAATCGCTCAGCGCTCGTTCCATCGTTTCGATTAGAAGCCCATGATGCTGCTCTTGAACACGAAAACTATCGTGAATGTTGAGCGCAACAACATTTTTTGAAAGCAACGACTGGATGATCTGAAGCGCGATGTCGGCGTCCTGGCGCTGCAGATAAAGGCCGGCACCAGAACCGAAAAACCGCAAGATCCGGGGATGGCGCTTTTTGATCGCATGGACCAATTTTTGCGGTTTGAGCCCAAATTTTGCGGCGAGTCCGTGGTGAATGGCGCCATACGCGGAGCGCCTTTTTTCCGCATTGATCAGAATGTTGACTGCGATCTTGACCGCGTCGCGCTCAAATCCGCAAATATCGTAGGGATCGCCGTCGGGAACCCCGCCGACAAGGTTGTACAGCATGCCGACGTGCAGAGATGGGAAATCCGCTTCCGAGGTGGCTTCGCCGTCGATGGTGATCGACGGCCGGTTGCCTTTCGGGATGTTCTGAAACCACGGGCCATACAGCCGGCCGCCGGCGTTGAAGGAGCCGTTGAAAATGCGGTGATACTGATTTTTGGCGCGTTGAATTTGTGTCGTGTTCGGGCAGTCGATATCGGCGGCGACGGTCGCGTCGTTGATTTCTTTCAGGATCTTCGTGGCGCGTTCGGTCCAGGTCGTCTCCTGGTACGGGATCAGATTTTTGTTGTGATCTTTCAGCCGCAGCAGGGAAAATGGATGGTAATCGACTGCAAAGCCTTCCGCCGCGATCCGGCTCATGAAGTCATTTGAGGCGCGATAACGACTCTGCCGGCCACGTTCACCGGGGGGCCGACGGTCGTGTTCGATCAAGCCGTTGTCGGCCAAGCGTTGCACGATGCCGGTAACGATGCTGTACGAGTACGGTGTCTTGGCGAAGCGGTCTTTATGCCACCAGGCTTTGGTGCGGCTGTAGCTGATCCAGCGGCCGGGCGTTTCCACGGCGACGCGGTAGATTTGCGCGATGATGGCTTCTGCCGCCTTCTTCTGCTTCTTCGACCACCGCTGATCGATCTGAGCGAGGTCGATTGGGGAGGTGGGGCGCCAGTCGTAAGACAAGGGTTCGTCTCGCGTTTCGCTGTCGATGTTTTCGTTCGTGTCGTTGAAAGAATGCATATCCATTGAAATTGTCCTTGTTGGCCCAGCGGCCTTCAAAAAGTTTCATCAAAATCCAATACAAGCGGTTTCGAACCGGGCATATGCGGGTGAAAATTTCGAGTTCAAGCAATAATTGCAATGATGGTGCTTGAGGAGGCGAGATGTTGTTGCGAGACAAGGGCAATGGATGAAAAAAAGACCGGACAGCGCAACAGGGATGGGTCTTTTTGAAAGTATCGTCTCAAGCAACAGCCCGCTGTCGGATCCGGCGGCTTGTCCTTTTTTTAAATCCGGGAAGGCAAGAAACATCCGACGGACGATGAGTCCGGGCAGGGGAGGTCATTGCCGCCACATTCAAGCTTGGTGCAGTTTGTTTTTTCCTACAATACCCGGTTATGTAGGAAGTTTGCCCTATTTTCGGCTCCATCATCAAGAATTTGACGTTCACAAACAGGTAAAAGGCCGAACTTCGGCCGGGACCCGCACGATGGACGGTTTGGTAGCGACGAGCGATATATTGGGGACCTTGCAGGGACGGACCTTCTCTCTCCCACTATGTAGGGGAGATCCATCATAACATCTTGTTTGTAATGAAAAAAACCTTTGAATCTTGTGTGCTTGCTGACGGCAATCAAGGAAGCCGGTCACCGACAAGGGATGGATTTGAAGGACTATAACCATCGACCGATCGATCGGCCTTGGACCGAGACGATATGGTCGGGACCTTATGGAGGCAGGGCCTCTCTCCCACTATGTAGGGCCGAACTGCGATAACTTATTGATGTTAAAGCAAATTCCTTTAGTTTTTTCATGTTCGCCATCGACGGATTCAAAGACAAGAAAATCAAGAAGATAAAAATCAAGCTGAACCAACGACAGGAGGACGAGAGCCCCCCAAGGCTCACAGACCCCGACCCCTCCAACCCCCATTATGTAGGGCGTTTTTGCGGTAAGGAATTGTTCGTAAACGATAAACTAAAAGAATCCGGCCTCCGGGATACCGACCGTGGAGGAAAGCAAATCTGCTGCTGCCGGGGTTCGAGAAACAGGGATCAAAAAGCGAAACGGCTTTGAAAGTCAGGGAGCCAAGCCAAGGCCGGTTTGCAGAGCCAGTTTTCCGAAGATATTGATTATTGCGGAGAGGGTCACCGCATCGCGCGAGGTGGCGACGGTGCCGCAATTCAAGGTCCTTTGGTGGAAACTAGGATCATCGGCCAGGATGGTTGACGGTCGCGGCGGCCAGTTGCTTGTCGCTGATCAGCCGGGAGCGCCTCTGGAAGCGTCTGCAGCAAATCGGAGTCCATTTTGTCCGCCCTGGCGGCACTCCAGGCTTGGCGCCGACAATCGTCGTTAAAGCCAGGGGGCTTTCTATGCCCTTCAGCCCGGCTATATCCTACTGCCACCTTTCGAGACCTTTACGGACGCCGAACGATATTACGCCACCGCAGCGCATGAATTGGCCCGTTGGACGCGCCACGCATTCATAATGTTTGCAGCTCGGTTCCTGGCGCGAGGCTGCTATCATCGCGCGTCGTCAGTTTCAGCCCGGAGGGCGAGAAGTGCTTTAGCGTGGCTGCGATCATTGAACTTCGCCCTCGTCTGAGTATAGCAGCCGGTCACGAAACCAACCGGCAAGTTCGGCCTCGGTCACGACCCCACCTGCGACATCTTCCATGATACGGATTGCGTCAAGTGGATCGAAATTGAGGCGGTAGCCGTTATCAGCCAGGAACAGGCGTGCCGCGATCCACGCGGTGCGCTTGTTGCCGTCCACAAAGCCATGGTTCTTCGAAAGACCATAGGCATAAGCAGCGGCCAGATCAGCCGCATCGGGTGCACCATAGTGCGCAAGATTGATTGGGCGGGCGAGCGCGCTTTCGATGCCGCCAGCATCGCGAACACCCTCGGAGCCGCCGTGTTCAGCAAGCTGCCGGTCGTGGACGGCGTTAATCACGGCCGGGTTGATCCAGCGCCAGTCTTTCAGGGGCGGCGGATTGGATGGATCGCTCACTTTGCCAGCGCGCGCAGAACTTCACGATCGTCGTGCATGATGTCCTCAGCGAGCGACATCTGCCGCGCGAATTCCGGATTGTAGGGGGTCAGGCGATAACTACCGTCAGCCGCCTCGGTCAGATAGAGTGTATCACCCTTCTTGACTTTCAGATGCGCCATGACCTCCTTGGTCAGGATAACTCCCGACGAGGCCCCCACGGTGGTGACTTTGAGCGTCTGCATATCAGCCTCCAAATATATAATGAATATTATATAACACACAACGCAGAATGCCGCAACTCCGTCGCTTTGGGCTCTTCGCATAGGCCCTTGCGGCGCGAAGTGGACAAAACTCAAGCGTCTCTGTCCCTGTTCAAAACGACCCTTTTTGCGAGTCCGGGGCAGGGGAAGGTCATCGCCGCCACATTCAAACTTGTGCAGGTTGTTTTTCCTGCAATACCCAGTAACGTAGGAAACATATCCTAGATTTGTGTGCATCGTCAAAAATTGGCGTTCACAAACAGGTAGGAGGCCGAAACACGACCATTGGCGGGGGCCGGGACCCTCACCATGGATCATTTGGATAGGGACGAGGCGATATAGGGGCCTCACCAGGTACGGACTTCTCTCTCCCACTATGTAGGGGTGATCCGTCCTAACGTATTGTTTTTATAAAGATTCTAGCTTTGGTGTTTACCGGCGGCAATCAAAGAAGCTGGTCACAAGGGGATGGATTTGGAAGGACTGTCGCGATCGACTGAGCGATCGACCACGGCCGGGACGATATAGGTCGGGGCCTTGTAGGGCAGGGACCCTCTCTCCCACTATGTAGGGCCGAATTGCGATAACCGACTGATTTTATAGGGTAAATTCTTATTGTTTATATGTTTGCCATCGACGGATTGAAAGACAAAAGCTAAAAAGATCAAAGCAAGAGCCGAACCAACAGGCAAAGGTCGAGAGCCACCCAGGTACAGGGCCCCAACCCCCGTTATGTAGGGCGTTTTTGCCATAACAGATTGTTCGTAAACGATAAACTAAAAGAATCCGGCCTCCGGGATATCGACCATCAAGACGATCAAACGATGAAGGGGCGGTCCAGCGCAAAAAAAAAAGCCCGATTGATCACGTGAGGGCATCGGGCCGCGCCTTCGCTGGCGCCATCGATTTGAACGTCTGCGATGTCCGGTTGCGCCAGGCCGGTCTCCGACGGTCAGCTTGTGAATGGCAAATCGGCCGCGCCGTGGGATGTGCACGAGAACGCCCGATCGGTAGAGCCGCAGACGAGACGGTCGCGGCCGGCATCCTTGGCGGCGTAGAGCGCCTGGTCGGCGCGATGGATGAGGGCGTCGGCGCTCTCGCCCGGCTGAAAGACCGCGAGGCCGGCGGAGCAGGTCCGGTCCCGGGGCATGCTTTGGCGCAGGCGTTCGGTCACCTGGCTGCCCGCCTTCATGTCGGTGTCGGGAAGGACGAGGACGAATTCCTCTCCGCCGAAGCGGGCGAGAACGTCGGACGGGCGCAATTCCTCCCGCCAGGCGGTGACCAGATCCTGCAGCAGGGCGTCGCCGGCAGAGTGGCCGTACGTGTCGTTGAAGTCCTTGAAGTGGTCGAGGTCGAGGAAGGCCAGGCTCAAGGGGGCTCCGGTACGTTCGGCACGGGCCATCTCGCGTGCCAGGTCATTGCTCAACTGGCGCCGGTTGGCCGCACCGGTCAGCGGGTCGAGCCGTGTGAGCCTCTCCAGCGCCTCCGACTGGCGGTGGGTTTCTTTCAGCAGACCGTCCATGCGGTGCATCACCAGCATGAACAGCACGATCGAGGCTATGGCGCCGACGCGCACGATTTCCGGGTCCCGCTCCGCCGTCAGCAGCACCATCGCCGGGACCAGAACGGAGGCCACCCCGAGCACGAACAGGCGCCGCCGCGACAACTCGACATTGGAGGTATGGGCAAGAGGCTCCAGCGCGGCAGAGGGATGCCACGCCGCCGCCGTGAAAAGGGCGTAGGCCACCAGCCAGAGCCCGTCCGTGAAGCCGCCGGGCGCGTACCAGCCGACCAGATTGCCGTGGGCGTACAGAAGGTCCGCCGTCAGATAGGCGAGCATGCCGAGCAACAGGAAAAGGTGGGCGAGGATGCGGGTTTGCTGCAGGAACACCAGGTGCAGGACCAGCGGGAGCAGGATCAGGTCGGCAACCGGATAGGCCGCGGAGACGAGCAACTGGCTCAGGTTGAGGCCCGGGTCGTTCATGTAAGGCGTGATCAGCAGCGCCCAACCGATGACGGCCGCCGACGTGCAGACAATGAGAGCGTCGCTCAGGGCACCGTCGTCACGGTTGTTCCGGCAGCGCAGGACCCAGAGCGCGGCAATGAACAGGGGGTAGACGGCCAGATAGAAAATATCGGCGGACGACGGAAACGGTTCGAGGCCGCGCAGGTCGAGCCAGTACCAGATGCCGTGGCCGATGGCGGCCATGGCCAACGCCCCGGCGACCAGCAGCCAGGCGGCCGGCCTGAAAAGCCGTTGCCGGTAATACGCCGCAACCGCGATACCGGCGGCGGCGACGACGGTGGCAACCACGTAGATGATACCGGCCAGGCGCCCATAGGGGAGAGCGACGTACAGAACGGCCAGCGCCAGGCACAGGCCCGGCCACCATTGCCAGCCCCGTTCCGGGCGTGTTGCTGCGGAATCATCGAGGCTCTCGCCCGCGTCGTTTCGGGACCGTGCCGCCTCTTCCCGCATCATAGTCGTCCTCTTGTGTAGGGTAGCCTCGCCGAGGTGGTTGTCCCGGACAAAGCGCGCCCGGAAAGACGGGCCCGAGCCGACGTTCCTCAAATGGCCTGCTGTTTGACGGCAAGATCGGGCGCTGATCAAGTGTCTTGTGGCCCGTCTGGTGCTCTTGCGGTCATTTGAACGCCGGGATGCCGACGCCGACGTGCACGCAGCAGGAATGGCATTACAGCATCGATGCTGGCCGCCCGGAACCAGCAACACCCCGGAGGTCCTTGGCCTCCAGCTCGACGCCGGGGTGGCGGAATACCGGCAGGCATGGAGGACCTTCCAGGATAACGACGCGTGGAGGGGACAGACGTTTGCTGGCACCTGAACGATTTTTGGTTCGAATGAGGCTAATGGCGGTCCTTGAACCCATAAGTGTTTCGTAGCCACCGGATCATGGATCCGTTGACCGACGCCGAGACCCGCCAATGCCCCTTATCGGGACGCCGGTTTGCCACCATCGTCCTTCTCGGACCGCTGGCCGGCAGTCTTGTCTATGCCCTGGTGGCGGTGACCCTTGAGCCCGACCCGCTTGGTTTCGGTGACAGACTGGGTTTCGGGCTGCTGATCGTATTCCTGGGTTATGGCATGGGTCTGGTGCCCGACCTGGTCGGCGCGATCGTCTGGTGGCTCATTCCCCGCCCCCGGACGTGTCTGTCCCGTACCGGACTGGCGGCGCTGGTCGGGGCGCTGGCCGGTGTGGGGGGCATCGCCGTCCTGGTTCCTCTCATGGATCTATCGTGGCCCGATCCCGGCATTCTGGCGCTGATCGCGTTGTGCGGGGCTATTGCCCTCGTTGTTACGGCCATCCCGCGCAGCGGCGAGCGGCAAGGCTGATGCAATACCCGCCGCGTGCAATCCTCGCGCCGTGGGGCGAGATCGCCGCGAAACCGTGCGGCGTGCCAGTTCATTAATATGCAGTTCTCGAGTGATGCCCATCCGTGAATAGGCAATCGCCCTGTGCAGGCATCGCGAACAGAGCGCTGCCGTGTTCCTGCTGGCCTTCGCGGCCAGGCCAGGGCACCACTTTGGCTTGGTGAGGGTATTGTCGGCTATCATGAGGGGTGGGTACGGCGGCAGCCCTACCACAAACACTCCGCCCCGAATGGAACGCCGTCGCTCATCGTGATGCATCGCGGATCGGGGTGCAGCGCGTCCAGTGCTCTGCCGGCTCGTGGAGCTCCGGATGGATACCCTCCCCCTTGTCTCCGTCGACAACATGCTCGGGTACGTTCACCAAAACTCAATAATCGATGATTATGGATGGAAATGAACTGACGCAAAGTTCTGCCTCCGCACCTGAATGCCGGGATCATACATACACGACAAGGCGATTTTTCCATGGAAACAACCGACGGAATCACGACTGAAGCGGCGCGTACCGGCCACGGCGACAAGAAGTGCTTCGTCAGGTTCCGGCTGCCGAAGCGGCCGGTTGGCCGAAGCCGCATGGTGCTACCGGTCGCCGCCGCGATCGCCGCCGGCGCCTCGGCGGCAGAACCGGCCCCTGCCGTCGCGCAGAACGAATGGACGGGCACTGAGTCTACCGACTGGAACAACAAGGATAACTGGTCGGGTGTTTACTGGCCGGACAGTAGTTCGTCGCTTGTTCTAATCGACGTCCCTTCGACTGACGAAAACACCCCGAAAATCGAACACCCGAACTACAAATCCGGTGAAAAACTGCTGATCGGAAGTGAAGCTGACGCCTACGGACGACTCGACATCAGCGATTCAGGCGAGTTGAGTTCGGATCTCGCGCACATCGGAGATAAGGGAACCGGCACGGTTAACGTCACGGGCTCGGGTGCAACCTGGACGCTGAGCGAAAGACTAATCGTCGGCAACTCTGGCACGGGCGACCTGATCGTTTCAGGTGGGGGTACGGTTAGCAGCAAAATCGGTGAAATCGGCAGCGAAGATACCGGTGTAGGCAATGTGATGGTGACGGGGAACGGTTCGACCTGGAACAATGACGGATCCCTCTATGTCGGAAAAAATGGTGAGGGCCACCTGACCGTTGAACACGGGGGCGAGGTCAGCAGCACAGGCGGTGAAATCGGCAGCGAGGATACCGGCGATGGCCATGTGACAGTGACGGGAACCGATTCGACCTGGACAATTTTGGTGGCCAACTTTTCTGTAGGTACTGAAGGCGAGGGCAACCTGGCTGTTGAGAATGGGGGCATGGTCAGCAGTGCCTTCAGCTTTATCGGCGACGAGACTGACAGCGTTGGCAGCGTGACAGTGAGGGGGAGCGGGTCGACATGGACCAGTTCCGACGACCTCGCTGTTGGATGGCGGGGTAAGGGCGACCTGACCGTTTCCGAAGGCGGCGAGGTCGAAAGCACAAGTATTGAAATCGCCACCAACGACAGCAGTACAGGCACCGTGAATATCGGGGCAGCAGTCGGCGATCAGGCTGTGGCGCCAGGGACATTGGTGACGGACGGCGTCGAATTCGGGTCCGGCACCGGCACGCTGGTTTTCAACCACACCGGCAGTGACTATGATTTCGACACGAAGATCGTCAGCGACGCGGATCCGATCCGCAGCACCCTTGACCACCGCATCACGCATTTGGCGGGCGTTACCCGGCTGACCGCCGACAACACCGGCTTTGGCGGGACGACCACGGTCGATGGTGGCACACTGATCGTCGACGACACCCTGGGCGGAGAAGCGATGCTCGTCGAACTCGGCGGAACGCTGGGCGGCACCGGCACCGTCGCCCCCCTGACCCTGAACGGTACCCTGGCGCCCGGCAACCCGGTCGGCACCAGGACGGTCGATACCTTGACGGTCGACGGAAATGCCACGTTCAATAGTGGTTCCACCTATCGGGTTTATGTCGATCGCACCGGCGCCAGCCAAACCGATGTAAAAGGCGACGCGACGATCAATGGCGGCACGGTCGATGTGGTCAGCCTTGAGGATGACGAAGACAATCTCGTGCTTGGCACGTATCCGATCCTGGAGGCCGAAACCATCAATGGCGAATTCGACGACGTCGAGGACAATTTTGCCTTTATCGACCCGTCTCTCGATTACGACGCCACGGGGGTCCATCTGACTTTGGCGGTTACGGATGACCCGGAGAACTCTGACCCGGACATCGGCGATCTGCAGCCGCTGGCATCACCGTTCTCGGGCAATGGCAATCAAAACGCCCTGGTGACGGTCCTGGACACGATGGATCAAGGCGATCCCCGCTATCAGGCGTTCGTCGACGCGTTCCTCGGCCTGAACGAGGACGAGGTCACTGCCGTTCTGGAAGAGCTGAGCGGCAGCCGGTCGGCCGGGACATCGGGCATTTCGGTCTCGTTCTCCACCGCCCTGATGGATTTCGTCCAGATGGCGAATGGGTTCGGGGGAACCGGCGGCGGATTCGGGGGCGGCGCCCAAACCGCGTCGGCCCTGACGCCGGGCACCATCCAGTTCGCCAGCGCCGAACCAATGTCCCGCGACGAATGGGATGAAGTGGCGCAAGCACCGGCACCGACGGGTGCCGGCCGCACGGACGGCCCGGCAAGCTGGGTCCGGGTCGTCGGCCAGACCGGACGTCAGGGCAGCGCCAACGGCATGCCCGGCAGCGACAGCCGGTCGGGTGGCCTGCATGCCGGCATCGACATGCCGGTGAACGACGCCTTCTCGGTTGGCGCGGCAATCGGCTACGAACAGGGCCGGGTTACCTCCGGCGGCATGCTGGGCGTGGATACAGAAAGCTATAGCGGCGCCATCTATGGCCGCTATCAACTGGACGATCTGCGTCTGTCGGGCGCGTTCAGCTATTCCCGGATCGAATACGACAGCAGCCGCACCGTGCCGACCTTCGGCCAGCAATCGGCCGATTACGGCGCCGACGCTTGGAACATCGATGCCCAGGCGGCTTATGATTTCCGGCCCGGCCCCGAGGGATTGACCGTCTCGCCGCTGGTTGGCGTCCGCTATATCGGCATGCGTCAGGAAGGCTATGAGGAAACCGGCGATGCCGGTCTGTCCGTCGGTTCGCTGACCAGCGACAGCCTGCGCGCCAGACTGGGCGCGGAAACGCGCTATGAAACGTCTGTCGATGACGGCATGACCGTCGCCCTGACCGCCCGTGCCGCGTGGAGCCGCGAGATCGGCTCACCGGAAACCGCGCTCCGGGCCTCGCTCTTGGGCAGCGACAGCTTCGCCATCCAGGGTCAGGGGCTGCCACGCGACATCGCCGAGTTGGGCGTCACGCTGGATCTCGGCATCACCGACGACGTCGACCTGTTCGCCGCCTATGACGGCAGCCTCGGCGACAACTACACCGACCATCGCGGCCAGGCGGGCTTGCGCTACGTCTGGTGACGATCGA of Fodinicurvata sp. EGI_FJ10296 contains these proteins:
- a CDS encoding helix-turn-helix domain-containing protein, which produces MNSQKRESDDDNFSQLQLLTLRQVCRLAHLSERSVRSAIKRGELRAAKVGGQWRVSIPAFGAWTGVDPDTLSAVQNTSRPPE
- a CDS encoding type II toxin-antitoxin system death-on-curing family toxin; this encodes MSDPSNPPPLKDWRWINPAVINAVHDRQLAEHGGSEGVRDAGGIESALARPINLAHYGAPDAADLAAAYAYGLSKNHGFVDGNKRTAWIAARLFLADNGYRLNFDPLDAIRIMEDVAGGVVTEAELAGWFRDRLLYSDEGEVQ
- a CDS encoding transcriptional regulator — its product is MQTLKVTTVGASSGVILTKEVMAHLKVKKGDTLYLTEAADGSYRLTPYNPEFARQMSLAEDIMHDDREVLRALAK
- a CDS encoding diguanylate cyclase, with the translated sequence MMREEAARSRNDAGESLDDSAATRPERGWQWWPGLCLALAVLYVALPYGRLAGIIYVVATVVAAAGIAVAAYYRQRLFRPAAWLLVAGALAMAAIGHGIWYWLDLRGLEPFPSSADIFYLAVYPLFIAALWVLRCRNNRDDGALSDALIVCTSAAVIGWALLITPYMNDPGLNLSQLLVSAAYPVADLILLPLVLHLVFLQQTRILAHLFLLLGMLAYLTADLLYAHGNLVGWYAPGGFTDGLWLVAYALFTAAAWHPSAALEPLAHTSNVELSRRRLFVLGVASVLVPAMVLLTAERDPEIVRVGAIASIVLFMLVMHRMDGLLKETHRQSEALERLTRLDPLTGAANRRQLSNDLAREMARAERTGAPLSLAFLDLDHFKDFNDTYGHSAGDALLQDLVTAWREELRPSDVLARFGGEEFVLVLPDTDMKAGSQVTERLRQSMPRDRTCSAGLAVFQPGESADALIHRADQALYAAKDAGRDRLVCGSTDRAFSCTSHGAADLPFTS
- a CDS encoding autotransporter domain-containing protein, whose protein sequence is METTDGITTEAARTGHGDKKCFVRFRLPKRPVGRSRMVLPVAAAIAAGASAAEPAPAVAQNEWTGTESTDWNNKDNWSGVYWPDSSSSLVLIDVPSTDENTPKIEHPNYKSGEKLLIGSEADAYGRLDISDSGELSSDLAHIGDKGTGTVNVTGSGATWTLSERLIVGNSGTGDLIVSGGGTVSSKIGEIGSEDTGVGNVMVTGNGSTWNNDGSLYVGKNGEGHLTVEHGGEVSSTGGEIGSEDTGDGHVTVTGTDSTWTILVANFSVGTEGEGNLAVENGGMVSSAFSFIGDETDSVGSVTVRGSGSTWTSSDDLAVGWRGKGDLTVSEGGEVESTSIEIATNDSSTGTVNIGAAVGDQAVAPGTLVTDGVEFGSGTGTLVFNHTGSDYDFDTKIVSDADPIRSTLDHRITHLAGVTRLTADNTGFGGTTTVDGGTLIVDDTLGGEAMLVELGGTLGGTGTVAPLTLNGTLAPGNPVGTRTVDTLTVDGNATFNSGSTYRVYVDRTGASQTDVKGDATINGGTVDVVSLEDDEDNLVLGTYPILEAETINGEFDDVEDNFAFIDPSLDYDATGVHLTLAVTDDPENSDPDIGDLQPLASPFSGNGNQNALVTVLDTMDQGDPRYQAFVDAFLGLNEDEVTAVLEELSGSRSAGTSGISVSFSTALMDFVQMANGFGGTGGGFGGGAQTASALTPGTIQFASAEPMSRDEWDEVAQAPAPTGAGRTDGPASWVRVVGQTGRQGSANGMPGSDSRSGGLHAGIDMPVNDAFSVGAAIGYEQGRVTSGGMLGVDTESYSGAIYGRYQLDDLRLSGAFSYSRIEYDSSRTVPTFGQQSADYGADAWNIDAQAAYDFRPGPEGLTVSPLVGVRYIGMRQEGYEETGDAGLSVGSLTSDSLRARLGAETRYETSVDDGMTVALTARAAWSREIGSPETALRASLLGSDSFAIQGQGLPRDIAELGVTLDLGITDDVDLFAAYDGSLGDNYTDHRGQAGLRYVW